AATGGATAATGAGCGTGTTCTTCGATCCACTGATAGACGAGAAGAATTTCTCTTAACCATAGAGCGGGGCAATCGAAACCGGATTCGGCTCAAGTATCAAACGCGAGCGAGGAACGTAATCATCCTTGCTAGGCTTGAATTAAATGGAAGGCGTCATCGAAATCCACAAGGATCGCCATATAAGCCTGGACAGTGGCTGAGCGGGACCCATATTCATTTGTATCGAGAGGGCTTTGAAGATCGAATCGCTTACGAACTGCAAGATGCGCCAGATTGGGCTGCTGGGAGTACAACTGATGGCATTCCAGTCCTCGAACATTTTTTGCGCTACTGTGCAGTTGCACAGTGGCCCTCCATCCAGACATCACTGTAATGAACAAGGCCGCCTGCCAACGCTTGATTGACGAGTATCTCCACTGGCTCAAACAGGAGCTGACGCTCACCGAGCATGAGGGTTCCTGCCAGATATCTACACCATTTTTGGATCGTCATAATGATGCTATTGACATCTTCGTGGAAAAGAAAAATGGGACATTGAGGCTGACTGACGACGGGTACACGATCAGAGACCTTCGCGCAAGTGACATGGAGTTTACGACTGCTAAACGCAAAGCTCATCTGGCTGCTGCACTAAATGGCTTCGGCGTCAGAATCGACGGAGATGAAATCTGCGTTGATTCATCAACTGAGGATTTTCCTCAAAAAAAACACAACCTCCTGCAAGCTATCCTGACAGTCAACGATATGTTTGTTATGGCGGAAGAGCACGTTCTTTCCCTGTTTAAAGAAGATGTGGCCTTATTTCTTGAATCCCACCACATTCCAGCATTCTCTGATTTCAAACTCAGCGGTAAAAGCGGATTTGACCATAAGTTCGACTTTGGCCTTCCGAAGACGCCCCAAAAGCCGCAACGCGTCTTACAAACCATCACCAATCTGACCAAGGACAACGCCACTTCTCTAGCTTTCATGGTAGGCGATGCTCGCTTGAATCGCCTCGATCATTTAGGGGCGCTCGCAATGATTAACGATGCCGCTCGGATTCCAAACGAGGAACACCTAGCCGCCCTCCGCGCATATGAAGTTGAACCGTTGCTTTGGTCGCGACGAGAAGAAATTGCGCCGATCCTAAACGGTGCACGGTAGCGTCCCTACTCCACCAGCGCAATCGGCACGTGCTGGTAGCCTTCGGGGGTGTGGGTGACCGGATACTGGGCGCCGTTCGTGAGGAGCGGGACGGCTTCGGTCACGTAGGCGTCCAATTCCTCCAGCGTCACGACCCGATCGCGGTTCAGGTCCGCCTTGCCCCTCAGTCCGTGGATCAGCACCTTGGTCAGCGCGCCGTTGCTCAAGGCTTCCTGCTCCACCGCCCGCTCGGTCCCGCGGCAGGAGGTGTAGGAGACGGCGTTGAACTCCTGCAGGTCCTTGGATAATTGCTCGTTGTCCACGCCCCGCGCCTTCTGCTCCCCGATGCTCTCCCAATAACAGGTGTCGGCAAAAATCAGTTTCCTGGCCGGCAGGGCCAGCAAGGACTGGAACTCGCGCCAGGAAATCGCGCCGTCTACCCCGCCGGCCACCAGTCGTGCGTCTTTGGGCAGGAACAGAAACTCCCCCTGCCTGTCCTCCGCGCCGTGGCCGGCCAGAAAGAGCAGTACAATGTCGCCGGGTTTGGCCTGCTCAAGTCTGGACAGGCCCAGCCTGATGTTCTCGCCCGTCGGCTGAGCCGCTCCTGTTTCGGCGAGTACGAAGGCATGCACGTCGTGGAAGATTTTTCCGCGCTGCTTCGTGAAGGCTTGCACGAGCGCCTCGGCATCCTGCCCCGTATAGGGCAAGGGCGGAATCTTGCTGTCGTCATAGGCATTGACCCCGAGCGCCAGGACCCACAAGTCGGGCTTGCGCCGTTCGACCGACTGAGGCTGGGGCGGCAAGACCGTCAGCCGCATGGTCCTACGTTGTTCCGCATAGCCGTTGGACACCACCACCTCCACGAAATTGTCCCCCGGCTCCAAGCGCACGGGAATCTTCACATCCAACGCCGGCCGGCTGGCCGGCAGCGGATGGGCGCCGGTCTTGATCGTCCCGCCGGTCGTGAGTAACGCCCGCTCCTCCGGCCAGACTTGCCGCTCCCCGTTGACGTAGACCTGCACTTTGCGGATCGGTTGCCGCCGACCTTCGACCTGTACGGTCAGCATCGGGGTGAGCGTCTCCAGCGTCGCCCCGTTCGCCGGCGCAGAGACGGCCACGGCCGGCGGCTCCAACTCCTGTAAAGCCGCAACGGTCGACACGGCCGTCTGCGTCCCCAGGTATTGGGCAATCGCTTGAGCGCTGCTTCCCAGACGGACGGCCGCCTCGACGACCGGGGGCCGGTAGAGCGTCGCCCGGAACTGGTCGATGCCGTACACCCGCGAACCGATGCGGACGAGCAGGTGTTCATCCCCGTGCTCGGAAGCCGTGTAATAGCCTTCCGGGGTCGTGATGATCCATTCTCCATCCCGGAAGCCGACGATCATCGCGATCGCCCTGCCGGCTGCGGACTCCCACAAACGCATCGTGCCATCCAAGCTGCCCGAGAGGACCGTGCGCCCGTCTCTCGAAAACTCCACCCCCACGACCACGCCCGTATGACCGGAGAACGTCCGCACCTCGCGCCCCGTCGCCACGTCCCAGAGCTTGAGGGTCTTGTCCTCGGACCCGGATAGCGCCAACGTGCCGTCCGGGGAAAAGGCTACGTCCCACACCGCTTCTTCGTGGCCGGTGAACGTCTGAATCTCCCGGCCGGAGGCCACATCCCAGAGCTTCATGCTCTGATCCACGCTGCCCGAGAGAATCGTCTTCCCGTCCGGCGAAAAATCCACGGCGCGCACCGGTTGGGTATGCCCCGAGAAGGTGCGGACATTGCGCCACGTGACCGTATCCCAGAGCTTGAGCGTGTTGTCCTCGCTGCCGGACACCAGCCACCGGCCGTCCGGGG
This genomic window from Nitrospirota bacterium contains:
- a CDS encoding DUF1828 domain-containing protein, coding for MNKAACQRLIDEYLHWLKQELTLTEHEGSCQISTPFLDRHNDAIDIFVEKKNGTLRLTDDGYTIRDLRASDMEFTTAKRKAHLAAALNGFGVRIDGDEICVDSSTEDFPQKKHNLLQAILTVNDMFVMAEEHVLSLFKEDVALFLESHHIPAFSDFKLSGKSGFDHKFDFGLPKTPQKPQRVLQTITNLTKDNATSLAFMVGDARLNRLDHLGALAMINDAARIPNEEHLAALRAYEVEPLLWSRREEIAPILNGAR